The following coding sequences lie in one Spirosoma sp. KUDC1026 genomic window:
- a CDS encoding helix-turn-helix domain-containing protein: MGKPRTIELQPAERQALEQAFRSDTSHAFRQRCQIVLFKSEGRTSKEVAQLVKQHYVSVNAWLNRYQQAGLNGLRTKPGRGRKALLDKQTDATLVRQVVQNERQRLNQAKAQIESRTGRSMSLKTLQRFLKNLTVLTDASD, translated from the coding sequence TTGGGAAAACCGCGCACTATCGAACTCCAACCCGCCGAACGGCAAGCCCTTGAACAAGCGTTTCGCAGCGACACCTCCCATGCCTTTCGCCAACGTTGCCAGATCGTCTTGTTCAAAAGTGAGGGCCGTACCTCCAAAGAAGTTGCTCAACTCGTTAAACAGCACTATGTCTCGGTCAATGCCTGGTTAAACCGTTATCAACAAGCGGGACTCAACGGCCTGCGGACCAAACCCGGACGAGGGCGTAAAGCCCTGCTTGACAAGCAAACCGATGCCACTTTAGTACGACAGGTAGTGCAGAACGAACGGCAGCGACTGAATCAGGCTAAAGCGCAGATTGAGTCTCGAACGGGTCGTTCCATGAGCCTAAAGACCTTGCAACGCTTTTTAAAAAACTTGACGGTTCTTACCGACGCATCAGACTGA
- a CDS encoding GAF domain-containing protein gives MGTHIHSNTPVSRLLRFRLSFQPFIHYLKKNRPEAGSSRLMSDLVDYLINRLMPFPDFSQTDSPPADAERLKEIFELIAFSILPMTRVQADIAYAFGLPDPIHILHRSPAFERMVRDSPDLLREIKADIDPVDHLRFGYRQILEKAYHVQGFGNDTAFFTFQKRVDGLTKFYRTHIDTTFITLHWEGELPPLQEAWVNFAWGLRQTVDDLPTSLPLEHFTGEGFGFFWIEDVTESETIQQLREVFTHLQSDTEPIVYSRFESGLRNYLFQPDLQVGLFPLVQINDHLVHAPDFTRRSIFFKHAGERLEFETLQRLKPCMGKKPLPIIVPSLADIPADGMPIDRPHNIQSFILYPIIAGDNILGVLEIGSPHANALNEQTEYKLEAIVPLVRELLLYQRNQFMGRIQATIRNQFTSLQPAVEWKFYEAAWSYLRDNEKQLPAIHFPDVFPLYGAIDIRNSSSERNNAIQQDLVQQLAAVDALLAIQDQAGDPSQSDPLRQDVRQWQHQVANGLSPDADADLTYFLTQEVSTYLQRIQVPRPVLREKVQAYFTQLDPTSGLFTEHLQAFEQSHAWLNATLEEYLDSQQKNLQAIYPNYFEKFRTDGMEYTLYAGQSIAPQKPFSEEDLQHLRRWQLVSMVEMAQLSHRIQPHLSLPLRTTQLILVHKRPVTIGFRRNERRFDVEGSYSIRYEVIKKRIDKASIKGSTERLTKPDTIALVYANKRELADYLPIIDELQQTGRLGTALEYLDLEPLQGITRLKAVRLAINYAA, from the coding sequence ATGGGTACACATATACACTCGAATACACCAGTTTCTCGACTATTACGGTTTCGACTGTCTTTTCAGCCGTTTATCCACTACCTGAAGAAAAACAGGCCGGAAGCAGGCTCGTCCCGCCTGATGTCGGACCTGGTCGACTACCTCATCAACCGGCTAATGCCGTTCCCGGATTTCAGCCAGACCGACAGTCCGCCCGCTGATGCTGAACGCCTGAAAGAGATCTTTGAGCTGATCGCGTTCAGTATTCTGCCCATGACCCGCGTCCAGGCAGACATAGCCTATGCCTTCGGCCTGCCAGACCCGATTCATATCCTGCACCGGTCGCCGGCCTTCGAACGGATGGTCCGTGATTCACCGGATTTACTCAGGGAGATCAAGGCCGATATTGACCCAGTAGATCACCTGCGATTCGGCTACCGGCAGATTCTGGAGAAAGCCTACCACGTACAGGGTTTCGGCAACGACACGGCTTTCTTTACGTTTCAGAAACGGGTAGATGGGCTGACGAAATTTTACCGGACTCACATCGACACCACCTTCATTACGCTGCACTGGGAAGGAGAGCTCCCCCCCCTGCAGGAGGCCTGGGTAAATTTTGCCTGGGGCCTGCGGCAAACCGTTGATGACCTGCCCACTTCCCTTCCCCTGGAGCACTTTACCGGCGAAGGCTTTGGTTTTTTCTGGATCGAAGATGTTACCGAGTCGGAAACAATCCAGCAGTTGCGCGAGGTCTTTACGCATCTGCAGTCGGATACAGAGCCTATCGTCTACAGTCGGTTCGAGAGCGGCCTGCGCAACTACTTGTTCCAGCCCGATCTACAGGTCGGTTTGTTTCCGCTGGTGCAGATCAACGACCACCTGGTTCATGCGCCTGACTTCACCCGACGCAGTATTTTTTTTAAACACGCTGGCGAAAGGCTGGAGTTTGAAACGTTGCAGCGCCTGAAGCCGTGTATGGGGAAAAAGCCCCTGCCGATTATTGTTCCTTCACTGGCAGACATTCCAGCCGACGGGATGCCGATTGATCGTCCGCACAACATTCAGAGCTTTATTCTGTACCCGATCATAGCGGGTGACAATATTCTGGGCGTACTTGAAATTGGCAGCCCGCACGCTAATGCGCTGAACGAGCAGACCGAATACAAGCTGGAAGCCATCGTGCCCCTGGTTCGGGAGCTGCTACTGTACCAGCGGAATCAGTTTATGGGTCGGATACAGGCAACCATCCGCAATCAGTTTACATCCCTGCAACCCGCTGTGGAATGGAAGTTCTACGAGGCAGCCTGGAGTTACCTGCGCGACAACGAAAAACAGTTACCCGCCATTCATTTCCCCGACGTGTTTCCGCTGTACGGCGCTATCGATATTCGCAACTCGTCGTCGGAACGAAATAACGCCATCCAGCAGGACCTTGTTCAGCAGTTGGCAGCCGTCGATGCGCTGCTGGCCATTCAGGACCAGGCCGGCGATCCGAGTCAGTCCGATCCGCTGCGGCAGGACGTTCGGCAATGGCAGCATCAGGTCGCCAATGGACTAAGCCCCGATGCGGATGCGGACCTGACGTATTTTCTAACGCAGGAAGTGAGTACCTATCTGCAGCGTATTCAGGTCCCCCGCCCGGTCCTCCGGGAGAAAGTACAGGCCTATTTTACCCAGCTTGATCCCACGTCCGGTCTGTTCACCGAACACCTGCAGGCTTTTGAACAAAGCCATGCCTGGCTGAATGCTACGCTGGAAGAGTATCTCGACAGCCAGCAGAAAAACCTGCAGGCCATTTACCCAAACTATTTCGAGAAGTTTCGCACAGACGGGATGGAATATACGCTCTATGCCGGGCAATCCATTGCCCCCCAGAAGCCATTCAGCGAAGAGGATCTGCAGCACCTCCGGCGGTGGCAGTTGGTGTCTATGGTGGAGATGGCGCAGCTGTCTCACCGCATACAGCCGCATCTGTCCCTACCGCTGCGGACCACCCAGCTTATTCTGGTACACAAACGCCCTGTCACCATCGGCTTCCGCCGGAACGAGCGCCGGTTCGACGTAGAAGGGTCGTACAGTATCCGATACGAAGTCATCAAAAAGCGGATTGACAAAGCCAGTATCAAGGGCTCAACCGAACGACTCACCAAACCTGACACGATTGCCCTGGTGTATGCCAACAAACGGGAACTGGCGGATTACCTGCCGATTATCGATGAGTTGCAGCAGACAGGCCGGTTAGGGACGGCGCTGGAATACCTGGACCTGGAACCCCTGCAGGGCATTACCCGGCTTAAGGCAGTACGATTAGCCATTAACTACGCGGCATGA
- a CDS encoding universal stress protein, giving the protein MTSLLFPTDFSTHTTAALDWVRLFAKQTGATITLLHVYQPVVPDTTLPTVGDPGLGTLTALELEDIGRQQLVDLETKLIAEGYSVKAEWRIGAIEDEILETARVLQSDLIVMGRSDLSTFFDRLAGSAVSDVAEGATCPVLIIPMTDDSQAVRPAEVRTIAYAMQPKTSQSDVAQQTDWLIDMFGATLVVLTEDKLEHNNADLVVMQLYPAGGFLDSLLHPNKVSALVEKSDVPLLIYHQPK; this is encoded by the coding sequence ATGACAAGCTTGCTTTTCCCTACGGATTTCTCTACGCATACGACCGCAGCCCTGGACTGGGTTCGGTTGTTTGCTAAACAAACGGGCGCAACCATTACGTTGCTGCACGTATATCAACCCGTTGTTCCCGACACGACCCTGCCCACGGTTGGTGATCCTGGTCTGGGAACGCTGACGGCACTGGAACTGGAAGATATTGGCCGCCAGCAACTGGTGGATCTGGAAACGAAGCTGATCGCTGAAGGGTATTCGGTTAAAGCTGAGTGGCGCATTGGGGCAATTGAGGACGAGATCCTGGAAACCGCGCGTGTGCTGCAGTCGGACCTGATTGTCATGGGTCGCAGCGATCTAAGCACATTCTTCGACCGGCTGGCGGGTAGCGCTGTGTCGGATGTGGCGGAAGGGGCTACCTGCCCGGTGTTGATTATTCCGATGACGGACGATAGCCAGGCCGTACGCCCGGCCGAGGTAAGAACCATTGCCTACGCTATGCAGCCCAAGACCAGCCAGAGCGACGTAGCGCAGCAAACCGATTGGTTGATTGATATGTTTGGAGCAACTCTGGTGGTACTGACGGAAGATAAACTGGAGCACAATAACGCCGATCTGGTTGTGATGCAACTCTATCCGGCCGGTGGTTTTCTGGATAGCCTGCTGCATCCGAACAAGGTGAGCGCGCTGGTCGAAAAATCGGACGTGCCGCTCCTGATCTATCACCAGCCCAAATAA
- a CDS encoding NAD(P)-dependent oxidoreductase has protein sequence MTIAFIGLGNMGQAIAHNLLKGGHQLTVFNRTKEKADTLMEAGAQWAATPAEAAENADVVFTMLTDDAALREVATGEFGFLDRLPEGAVHVSCSTIAPDTARQLADLHQQRGTIYVACPVFGKPDAAAAAKLWLTISGDGAAKTKVRPLLDQIGQGIYDFGEDPGAANVVKLSGNFMLGCAIEAMAEAFTLAEKNGIDRTAVWTFFTDTLFNSPVYKNYGKMVAEEVYEPVGAAPALIRKDICLVLDEAQKSLVPMPFAQVVHQQLTATVAKGVDNIDWAGFAGEVSENAGVGKR, from the coding sequence ATGACGATTGCATTCATCGGCCTGGGCAATATGGGTCAGGCCATTGCGCATAACCTGCTTAAAGGTGGGCACCAGCTGACCGTATTTAACCGGACAAAAGAAAAGGCCGATACGTTAATGGAAGCCGGTGCTCAGTGGGCAGCTACGCCCGCCGAAGCTGCCGAGAACGCCGACGTCGTGTTTACGATGCTGACCGACGATGCCGCGTTGCGCGAAGTCGCAACGGGGGAGTTTGGTTTTCTGGACCGGCTGCCGGAGGGGGCTGTTCACGTATCGTGCAGCACGATTGCACCGGATACCGCCCGGCAACTGGCTGACCTGCACCAGCAGCGGGGAACAATCTACGTAGCCTGCCCGGTGTTTGGCAAGCCCGACGCGGCTGCCGCGGCTAAACTCTGGCTGACCATTTCCGGTGACGGGGCTGCCAAAACTAAAGTTCGTCCGCTGCTGGACCAGATCGGGCAGGGGATATACGACTTTGGTGAGGATCCGGGTGCGGCCAATGTCGTGAAACTGTCCGGCAATTTCATGCTGGGATGCGCCATCGAAGCTATGGCCGAAGCGTTCACGCTGGCGGAGAAAAATGGTATCGATCGCACCGCCGTCTGGACGTTCTTCACCGATACACTGTTCAACTCGCCGGTCTACAAAAACTACGGCAAAATGGTCGCCGAGGAGGTGTACGAACCTGTTGGCGCGGCCCCGGCCCTGATTCGCAAAGATATCTGCCTGGTACTGGATGAAGCCCAGAAATCGCTGGTGCCGATGCCGTTTGCTCAGGTCGTTCATCAGCAACTGACTGCGACCGTTGCCAAGGGTGTTGATAACATCGATTGGGCCGGTTTCGCGGGCGAAGTGTCCGAGAATGCCGGGGTTGGCAAACGATAG
- a CDS encoding Pycsar system effector family protein → MNKGLLQRIEAYVTQLFGESASPLPYHSLAHTRDVVRAAKTLADHYRLSDELYLAVMTAAWFHDTGYVLARPEQHEEKSAEIAAEFLRENTASTALIEKVQQCILATRMPQSPIDLPEEIICDADLFHLGNADYKERSKQLRTELEQLKGHDIPGKAWRQGNIDFLKNHRYFTDYARTIQDAGKADNLRQLEDKKAEKEQKSSPAPATPQPIEANQSQPKSEKKNKDSKPDRGVETMFRTTSTNHLRLSEIADSKANIMISVNSIMISVVVSVLSHRLEENPHLVLPTTLFLITSLMTIIFAILATRPNVTRGTFSKEDIQHQKANLLFFGNFYNMSLEEYEMGINAMMNDSEFLYGSMTRDIYYLGVVLGRKYKLLRITYNIFMFGFIVSVLAFLAVFLIYD, encoded by the coding sequence ATGAACAAGGGCCTTCTTCAGCGTATCGAAGCATACGTAACACAGTTGTTCGGCGAGAGTGCTAGCCCGCTCCCCTACCACTCGCTGGCGCACACGCGGGACGTTGTCAGGGCGGCCAAAACGCTGGCGGATCATTACCGGCTCAGCGACGAGCTTTATCTGGCGGTTATGACGGCCGCCTGGTTTCACGATACGGGTTACGTACTGGCCAGACCCGAGCAGCATGAAGAAAAAAGCGCGGAGATAGCCGCTGAATTTCTACGCGAGAATACGGCTTCCACAGCGTTGATCGAGAAGGTACAGCAGTGTATTCTGGCGACTCGAATGCCGCAGTCACCGATCGATCTGCCGGAGGAAATTATCTGCGACGCCGATCTGTTTCACCTCGGCAATGCCGATTATAAGGAACGTAGTAAGCAGCTGCGGACGGAACTGGAGCAGCTGAAAGGCCACGACATTCCGGGGAAGGCATGGCGTCAGGGGAACATTGATTTCCTGAAAAATCACCGCTACTTCACCGACTACGCCCGAACGATTCAGGACGCCGGGAAAGCCGACAATCTGCGTCAGCTGGAGGATAAGAAGGCCGAGAAAGAACAGAAGTCGTCACCGGCTCCGGCTACGCCCCAGCCCATCGAAGCGAATCAAAGTCAGCCCAAAAGCGAGAAGAAAAACAAGGACAGTAAGCCGGACCGGGGGGTCGAAACGATGTTCCGAACGACCTCCACGAATCACCTGCGCCTGAGCGAGATTGCCGATAGTAAAGCCAACATCATGATCTCGGTTAACTCCATCATGATTTCGGTCGTGGTGTCGGTTCTGTCACACCGGCTGGAAGAAAATCCCCACCTGGTGTTACCCACGACGCTGTTCCTGATCACCTCACTGATGACCATCATTTTTGCGATTCTGGCGACGCGCCCCAACGTAACCAGGGGCACGTTCAGCAAAGAAGATATTCAGCATCAGAAAGCGAACCTGCTCTTCTTCGGCAATTTCTACAACATGAGCTTGGAAGAGTACGAAATGGGCATCAACGCCATGATGAACGACAGCGAATTTCTGTACGGCAGTATGACCCGAGACATCTACTACCTGGGTGTAGTGCTGGGGCGGAAGTACAAGCTACTGCGCATTACCTACAATATTTTCATGTTTGGCTTTATCGTATCGGTACTGGCCTTCCTCGCCGTTTTTCTGATATACGATTAA
- a CDS encoding BamA/TamA family outer membrane protein codes for MKHLFTRTGSLLLGLLTVLVGPMLAQPVPPDSVKHRLILIGDAGRLFKGRNPVVDAVSARYNLDNSRTTLLYLGDNVYPHGLEDESHPDYDSLTTILGYQARPGLANPGRTNPGRAQPGVGKQSNVLFIPGNHDWGKGKPDGWEKIRRQGHWLDSLHAPNIRLLPAEGCPGPEVVPLDNNLLLVIIDTQWWLHPYEKPGPDSDCACKTEDEVLTRLTDIIQQNKDKGIVLATHQPFRSYGIHGGYYTIKQHIFPLTDFNAHLYIPLPVIGSIYPIARGVFGNIQDLPNPTYQDMIRRMEAAVSAAPNVLFVSGHDHALQHIVDKGRSYIISGSGINRERVKNGKLARFVSGEWGYVVVDHLTNGRVRATFYTVDEAAKATPVYTTDIFTVSPTKERQTGQVASPSFPDSVRVAVAPAYDSVGRFHRWLLGDNYRRQWATPVTFPVFKLTQTNGGFAILQRGGGQQTKSLRLEDKAGREWVLRTVQKAPDQALPDYLRQTIASTILQDQISAANPYAPLAVPTLATAAQVPHATPIYCFIPDDPALGEYRADFANTVCILEERNPGEGKSISTPKVVDALEEDNDNQINQRAVLRARLLDLFIGDWDRHEDQWRWESRKAGKGRIYTPVPRDRDQVFFKGEGPLIKIAGLPWIQPKFQGFRSKLPNVNGFMYNARYFDRLFLAGLSSEDWLETIADFQQAMTDSVLQRAMQQFPPAIRQQTGEEILQTLKARRSDMMEYGMTYYRFLSRTVDIPGTDKTERFRVVHQDDDHLIVSVFKLSKSGAQEQRLYSRVFDAATTEEVRLYGRGGNDEFLINGNQPSRIRVRMIGGGGSDTFRVESPAHHLRPLTVIYDRSMENNVFPSSQQAVIHTSADKAINQYDPHSFKYDRLVPQLTAAYNIDDGVLLGAGLSLTKQGFRKAPFAAQHKLLIGHALATNATFFRYDGILTDLIGKTDLWLHADLRAPNNTQNFFGVGNETDFDRSRRIRHYRTRFNLYTVAALLKRPLGQHAQVAVGPVFQFFSLEEDNNRGRFIETYLNQLPERTSFIDREGYAGYRVNFLIDNRNNPDIPTRGLYWDTNLQGLQALSELGPQLTQLSTDLRVYSSFSKAARFVVANRIGGGATFGDSPFYQLQFLGGRSNLRGFRNYRFAGNSLVYHNIDLRVKLFDFSSFLFPGSVGMTFFNDIGRVWAKGERSAQWHDGYGFGLYVTPIQLLVLNGSVAFSKENTLAYFSLGYRF; via the coding sequence ATGAAACACCTGTTTACGCGCACCGGTAGCCTGTTGCTAGGGCTTCTGACCGTTTTAGTCGGGCCTATGTTAGCGCAACCCGTACCGCCCGATTCCGTCAAACATCGGCTGATTCTCATTGGCGACGCCGGTCGGCTGTTCAAGGGCAGAAACCCCGTTGTAGATGCCGTCTCGGCCCGCTACAACCTGGACAACAGCCGTACAACGCTGCTTTACCTGGGGGATAACGTGTATCCCCACGGTTTGGAAGACGAAAGCCATCCGGACTATGACTCCCTCACCACCATCCTCGGATATCAGGCCCGGCCAGGATTGGCCAATCCTGGCCGGACTAATCCTGGCCGGGCCCAGCCTGGAGTTGGTAAGCAGTCGAACGTACTGTTTATTCCGGGTAACCACGACTGGGGCAAAGGCAAACCCGACGGCTGGGAGAAGATCAGGCGGCAGGGTCATTGGCTGGATAGCCTGCACGCGCCCAATATCCGACTGCTTCCCGCTGAAGGTTGTCCCGGTCCGGAAGTTGTTCCGCTGGATAATAACCTGCTGCTGGTAATCATCGACACGCAGTGGTGGCTGCATCCCTACGAAAAGCCCGGCCCGGACTCGGATTGTGCCTGCAAAACCGAGGATGAGGTGCTGACCCGCTTGACTGATATTATTCAGCAAAACAAGGACAAAGGCATTGTGCTGGCTACCCACCAGCCCTTCCGCAGCTACGGCATTCATGGCGGGTATTACACCATCAAACAGCACATCTTTCCGCTGACCGATTTCAACGCCCACCTCTACATTCCCCTGCCCGTTATCGGGTCCATTTACCCGATTGCCCGTGGGGTGTTTGGCAATATTCAGGATCTGCCGAACCCAACCTACCAGGACATGATTCGGCGGATGGAAGCCGCCGTATCGGCAGCCCCGAACGTCCTGTTTGTGTCAGGACACGATCATGCCCTGCAGCATATTGTCGACAAAGGTCGGTCGTATATCATCAGTGGATCGGGCATTAACCGGGAGCGGGTAAAGAACGGCAAACTGGCTCGATTCGTGAGTGGCGAGTGGGGCTACGTCGTCGTCGACCACCTGACGAATGGACGGGTACGGGCTACGTTCTACACCGTCGACGAAGCGGCCAAAGCAACGCCCGTCTACACGACCGATATTTTCACCGTATCACCTACTAAAGAGAGGCAGACGGGTCAGGTGGCTTCGCCTTCCTTTCCAGACAGCGTGCGGGTGGCCGTAGCTCCGGCTTATGACAGCGTGGGTCGTTTTCACCGCTGGCTGCTGGGCGACAATTACCGGCGCCAGTGGGCCACGCCGGTTACCTTTCCGGTATTCAAGCTGACACAGACCAACGGCGGTTTTGCGATTCTCCAGCGGGGCGGTGGTCAGCAAACCAAGTCGCTGCGACTCGAAGACAAAGCCGGTCGGGAGTGGGTGTTACGGACAGTGCAGAAAGCCCCCGATCAGGCGCTGCCGGATTACTTGCGCCAGACCATTGCCAGCACCATCCTACAGGATCAGATCTCGGCGGCTAATCCGTACGCGCCCCTAGCTGTTCCCACCCTGGCTACGGCGGCCCAGGTACCGCACGCTACCCCGATCTACTGTTTCATTCCAGATGATCCAGCGCTGGGCGAGTACCGGGCCGATTTTGCCAATACCGTCTGCATCCTGGAAGAGCGTAATCCGGGCGAGGGTAAAAGCATCAGCACGCCCAAGGTCGTCGACGCGCTCGAAGAAGACAATGATAACCAAATCAATCAGCGGGCGGTGCTGCGCGCCCGGCTGCTGGATCTGTTCATTGGCGACTGGGACCGCCACGAGGACCAGTGGCGCTGGGAAAGTCGGAAAGCGGGCAAGGGACGGATTTATACCCCCGTTCCCCGCGACCGGGATCAGGTCTTTTTCAAGGGCGAAGGGCCGCTGATCAAAATAGCCGGTCTGCCATGGATACAGCCCAAGTTTCAGGGATTCCGGTCGAAGCTTCCTAACGTGAACGGCTTCATGTACAACGCCCGCTACTTCGACCGCCTGTTTCTGGCTGGTCTGAGCAGCGAGGACTGGCTCGAAACCATCGCCGACTTTCAGCAGGCAATGACCGACTCCGTTCTGCAGCGCGCCATGCAGCAGTTTCCACCCGCCATCCGGCAGCAAACCGGCGAGGAGATTCTGCAAACGCTGAAAGCACGCCGGTCTGACATGATGGAATACGGCATGACGTATTACCGGTTTCTGTCCAGAACCGTTGACATTCCCGGCACCGACAAGACCGAACGGTTTCGGGTCGTTCACCAGGACGACGATCATCTGATTGTTTCAGTATTCAAACTGAGTAAGAGCGGGGCGCAGGAACAGCGCTTATACAGCCGTGTGTTCGACGCAGCGACGACCGAAGAAGTCCGCCTGTACGGGCGGGGCGGCAACGATGAGTTTCTGATTAACGGCAACCAGCCCAGCCGCATCCGGGTCAGGATGATTGGGGGCGGGGGCAGCGATACGTTCCGGGTGGAGAGCCCGGCCCACCACCTGCGTCCGCTAACCGTTATCTACGACCGCTCGATGGAGAACAACGTGTTTCCGTCCAGTCAGCAGGCCGTCATTCACACCTCGGCCGACAAAGCTATCAATCAATACGACCCGCACTCGTTCAAATACGACCGACTGGTTCCGCAGCTCACGGCCGCGTACAACATCGACGACGGCGTTCTGCTGGGTGCTGGCCTGAGCTTGACCAAACAAGGCTTTCGAAAAGCGCCCTTTGCCGCTCAGCACAAACTGCTCATCGGCCATGCGCTGGCTACCAACGCTACGTTCTTTCGGTATGACGGCATCCTGACCGACCTGATCGGCAAAACGGACCTCTGGCTGCATGCCGACCTGCGGGCGCCCAACAATACCCAGAATTTCTTCGGGGTCGGTAACGAAACAGACTTCGACCGGTCGCGCCGGATTCGGCACTACCGCACCCGGTTTAACTTATACACCGTGGCGGCTTTACTGAAACGTCCGCTGGGGCAACACGCTCAGGTGGCCGTTGGTCCTGTTTTTCAGTTTTTCAGTCTGGAGGAGGACAATAACCGGGGCCGGTTTATTGAAACTTACCTGAATCAGCTCCCTGAGCGAACATCATTCATTGACCGGGAAGGGTACGCCGGATACCGGGTTAACTTCCTGATCGACAACCGTAACAATCCAGACATACCAACGCGGGGACTATACTGGGACACAAACCTGCAGGGTCTGCAGGCCCTGAGCGAATTAGGCCCCCAACTGACCCAGCTCTCGACCGATCTGCGGGTGTATTCCAGTTTCAGCAAAGCCGCCCGTTTCGTCGTTGCCAATCGGATTGGGGGGGGCGCTACGTTTGGCGACTCCCCGTTTTATCAGTTGCAGTTTCTGGGCGGCCGTTCGAACCTGCGCGGCTTCCGAAACTACCGCTTTGCGGGAAACAGTCTGGTTTACCATAACATCGACCTGCGGGTCAAGCTGTTCGACTTTAGTTCATTTCTGTTTCCGGGCAGCGTTGGCATGACCTTTTTCAACGACATCGGCCGGGTGTGGGCCAAAGGCGAGCGCTCGGCCCAGTGGCATGATGGCTACGGCTTCGGTCTGTATGTCACCCCGATACAACTGCTGGTGCTGAACGGATCCGTCGCGTTTTCAAAAGAGAACACATTAGCTTACTTTTCCCTGGGGTATCGTTTTTAG
- a CDS encoding YdcF family protein, translated as MTDYIRQLALTLWDYHRLNHTLTKADVILVLCSHDLRVAERGAELFLEGWAPLLMFSGGLGVITRHMWSKPEAELFAQIARDMGVPDQQILIEDRSSNTGENVLFSRQLLEQRRLDAERFIVVQKPYMERRSFATFRKVWPQKDVLVTSPQDSFDDYLGRYTNSALTPDDVINIMVGDLQRIQLYPKLGFQIPQPIPQEVWAAYEALVQAGYDRHLATG; from the coding sequence ATGACTGATTACATACGCCAGCTGGCACTCACCCTGTGGGATTACCATCGTCTGAACCATACACTGACCAAAGCCGATGTTATCTTAGTACTCTGTAGTCACGACCTTCGGGTGGCCGAGCGGGGAGCCGAGTTATTTCTGGAAGGCTGGGCGCCCTTACTTATGTTTTCCGGCGGACTGGGTGTCATTACCCGGCATATGTGGTCGAAGCCCGAAGCCGAATTATTCGCACAAATTGCGCGGGACATGGGCGTCCCCGACCAGCAGATCCTGATTGAGGACCGATCCAGTAATACGGGCGAGAACGTACTGTTTTCCCGGCAGCTACTAGAACAGCGCCGGTTAGACGCGGAGCGTTTTATCGTGGTTCAGAAGCCATACATGGAACGTCGGAGCTTTGCTACGTTTAGGAAAGTGTGGCCGCAAAAAGACGTACTGGTTACCTCTCCCCAGGATTCATTCGATGACTATTTGGGGCGGTATACCAACTCTGCCCTGACGCCCGACGATGTAATCAATATCATGGTTGGTGACCTGCAGCGAATACAGCTTTATCCGAAGCTGGGTTTTCAGATACCGCAACCGATCCCGCAAGAGGTATGGGCTGCCTACGAAGCGTTGGTTCAGGCAGGATACGATCGCCATTTAGCGACTGGTTAG
- a CDS encoding phosphatase PAP2 family protein, which translates to MRQLPTLRFSLRFLGLFVLSGQMIGSALAQDSTATVLSTDSLIVKKSIFQRGIIGRIATDGVNVFSTIGRTYAQPVHWQKRDFLRLGGTLAISASALLVEKQLFSFMERNHTPALDRLQEVGFTLGRPQLNYPIMLALWGSGVVFNNDWLRDTGIMVIASVTTSGIIQTISKEVVGRPRPQAGEGNLLLKPFGGPSYHSFPSGHATLSTATFWILAHQVKPVPLKIVFYALPVITGASRVYVGAHWLSDVLLGTALGVACAESVIRLYPKIKANRNRSISVLPGLNSARITVRL; encoded by the coding sequence ATGCGTCAGTTACCAACACTACGTTTTTCGCTTCGTTTTCTGGGATTATTTGTGCTGTCAGGCCAGATGATTGGTTCGGCACTGGCCCAGGATAGTACGGCGACGGTGTTATCCACAGACAGTCTAATTGTCAAAAAATCCATTTTCCAGCGGGGCATCATTGGCCGCATCGCGACGGATGGGGTGAACGTCTTTAGTACGATCGGGCGCACCTACGCCCAGCCAGTCCACTGGCAGAAACGGGACTTTCTCCGGCTCGGTGGAACCCTGGCCATTTCGGCCTCGGCGCTGCTGGTTGAAAAGCAGCTCTTTTCGTTCATGGAGCGCAACCACACCCCAGCCCTTGATCGATTACAGGAAGTGGGGTTTACGCTGGGCAGACCTCAGCTAAATTACCCGATTATGCTGGCCCTCTGGGGCAGTGGGGTCGTGTTCAACAACGACTGGCTCCGCGATACGGGAATTATGGTGATCGCGTCCGTCACTACGTCGGGAATCATTCAGACCATTTCCAAGGAAGTCGTCGGACGTCCGCGTCCGCAGGCGGGTGAGGGGAACCTCCTTTTGAAACCCTTTGGCGGTCCGTCTTACCACTCGTTTCCATCCGGGCACGCTACGTTATCGACCGCTACATTCTGGATACTGGCCCATCAGGTCAAGCCTGTGCCCCTGAAAATCGTCTTTTACGCCCTCCCGGTCATTACGGGAGCCTCCCGTGTCTATGTCGGTGCGCACTGGCTGTCTGACGTATTACTGGGAACGGCTCTGGGCGTGGCTTGCGCGGAAAGCGTCATCCGGCTTTACCCCAAAATCAAGGCGAACCGCAATCGGTCAATCAGCGTACTTCCGGGTCTGAACAGCGCCAGAATTACGGTGAGGCTTTAG